The Nycticebus coucang isolate mNycCou1 chromosome 2, mNycCou1.pri, whole genome shotgun sequence genome includes a window with the following:
- the TMEM8B gene encoding transmembrane protein 8B isoform X3 yields the protein MCTLCSLRKKHILTRLAMSTVPNQPQGLQDECQYLLQPQLIVRRLLDVAVLVPGRPSEQTLSPHNRSALYKVFVPSFTYRVSAQLVCVGGCGVSACPLTLRLRPKAPPLHNSSSVACGSASVCQLELALPPWGHWVYVRVETPGRGSGRTIRFQLCVRLQECPQPSLSRALVPGAAMNMPQSLGNQPLPPEPPSLGTSVEGLGATSPPEHCWPVRPTLRNELDTFSVHFYIFFGPSVVLPPERPAVFALRLLPVLDSGGVLSLELQLNASSVHQENVTVFGCLTHEVPLSLGDAAVTCSKESLAGFLLSVSATSRAARLRIPFPQTGTWFLALRSLCGVGPRFVRCRNATAEVRLRTFLSPCVDDCGPYGQCKLLRTHNYLYAACECKAGWRGWGCTDSEDALSYGFQLLSTLLLCLSNLMFLPPVVLAIRSRYVLEAAVYTFTMFFSTFYHACDQPGIVVFCIMDYDVLQFCDFLGSLMSVWVTVIAMARLQPVVKQVLYLLGAMLLSMALQLDRHGLWNLLGPSLFALGILATAWTVRSVRRRHCYPPTWRRWLFYLCPGSLIAGSAVLLYAFVETRDNYFYIHSIWHMLIAGSVGFLLPPRAKTDHRVPSGGRARGCGYQLCINEQEELGLVGPGGATVNSICAS from the exons ATGTGCACATTATGCAGTTTGAGGAAGAAGCACATCTTGACCAGATTGGCCATGTCCACTGTTCCAAATCAACCACAG GGTCTCCAGGATGAGTGTCAGTACCTCCTTCAGCCGCAGCTGATTGTCCGGCGCTTGCTGGATGTGGCGGTGCTGGTTCCTGGCCGTCCCTCAGAGCAAACCCTTTCCCCCCACAATCGCTCAGCCCTGTACAA AGTGTTCGTGCCCAGCTTCACTTACAGGGTTTCAGCACagctggtgtgtgtggggggctgtGGGGTGTCTGCCTGTCCCCTGACACTGCGCCTACgtcccaaggccccacccctgcACAACTCAAGCTCTGTGGCCTGTGGAAGTGCCTCAGTATGCCAGCTGGAGCTGGCATTGCCCCCCTGGGGGCACTGGGTCTACGTGCGTGTGGAAACACCAGGCCGGGGCTCTGGCAGGACCATCCGCTTCCAGCTGTGTGTGCGGTTGCAAG AGTGCCCGCAGCCCAGCCTGTCCCGTGCCCTAGTCCCCGGAGCTGCCATGAACATGCCCCAATCATTGGGCAACCAGCCATTGCCCCCAGAGCCACCATCTCTTGGAACTTCTGTGGAAGGGCTTGGGGCCACATCCCCACCTGAGCACTGCTGGCCAGTGCGGCCGACTCTGCGCAACGAGCTGGACACCTTCTCCGTCCACTTCTATATCTTCTTTGGCCCCAGTGTGGTCCTTCCCCCTGAGCGCCCAGCTGTGTTTGCCCTGAGGCTGTTGCCAGTGCTGGACAGTGGAGGCGTCCTCAGCTTGGAGCTCCAGCTCAACGCG AGCTCTGTGCACCAGGAAAATGTGACAGTGTTCGGATGCTTGACTCACGAGGTGCCCTTGAGCCTGGGGGATGCAGCAGTGACCTGTTCCAAAG AGTCCCTGGCCGGCTTCCTCCTTTCTGTCAGTGCCACCTCCAGAGCAGCCAGGCTGCGAATCCCATTCCCGCAAACCGGGACCTGGTTCCTGGCCCTGCGCTCCCTGTgcggggtggggcctcg GTTCGTGCGGTGCCGAAACGCCACTGCTGAGGTGCGGCTGCGCACCTTCCTCTCGCCATGCGTGGATGACTGCGGGCCCTATGGCCAGTGCAAGCTGCTGCGCACGCACAACTACCTGTACGCGGCCTGCGAGTGCAAGGCTG GGTGGCGGGGCTGGGGCTGTACCGACAGTGAGGATGCGCTCTCCTACGGATTCCAGCTGCTGTCCACACTCCTGCTCTGCCTGAGCAACCTCATGTTTTTGCCACCCGTGGTCTTGGCCATTCGGAGCCGGTATGTGCTGGAAGCTGCTGTCTACACCTTCACCATGTTCTTCTCCACG tTCTACCATGCCTGtgaccagccaggcattgtggttttCTGCATCATGGACTACGATGTGCTGCAGTTCTGTGATTTCCTGGGCTCCTTAATGTCTGTGTGGGTTACTGTCATTGCCATGGCTCGTTTACAACCCGTGGTCAAGCAG GTGCTGTATTTGCTGGGGGCCATGCTGCTGTCCATGGCTCTACAGCTAGACCGGCATGGACTCTGGAACCTGCTCGGACCCAGTCTCTTCGCCCTGGGAATCTTGGCCACTGCCTGG acAGTACGCAGCGTCCGCCGCCGGCACTGCTACCCACCAACGTGGCGCCGCTGGCTTTTCTACCTGTGCCCGGGCAGCCTGATTGCCGGCAGCGCCGTCCTCCTCTATGCTTTTGTGGAGACCCGGGACAACTACTTCTATATTCACAGCATTTGGCATATGCTCATTGCCGGAAGTGTGGGCTTTTTGCTGCCCCCTCGTGCCAAGACTGACCACAGGGTCCCATCTGGAGGGCGGGCCCGGGGCTGTGGTTATCAGCTATGCATTAATGAACAGGAGGAGCTGGGTCTTGTGGGCCCAGGTGGGGCCACTGTCAACAGCATCTGTGCCAGCTGA
- the TMEM8B gene encoding transmembrane protein 8B isoform X4 encodes MNMPQSLGNQPLPPEPPSLGTSVEGLGATSPPEHCWPVRPTLRNELDTFSVHFYIFFGPSVVLPPERPAVFALRLLPVLDSGGVLSLELQLNASSVHQENVTVFGCLTHEVPLSLGDAAVTCSKESLAGFLLSVSATSRAARLRIPFPQTGTWFLALRSLCGVGPRFVRCRNATAEVRLRTFLSPCVDDCGPYGQCKLLRTHNYLYAACECKAGWRGWGCTDSEDALSYGFQLLSTLLLCLSNLMFLPPVVLAIRSRYVLEAAVYTFTMFFSTFYHACDQPGIVVFCIMDYDVLQFCDFLGSLMSVWVTVIAMARLQPVVKQVLYLLGAMLLSMALQLDRHGLWNLLGPSLFALGILATAWTVRSVRRRHCYPPTWRRWLFYLCPGSLIAGSAVLLYAFVETRDNYFYIHSIWHMLIAGSVGFLLPPRAKTDHRVPSGGRARGCGYQLCINEQEELGLVGPGGATVNSICAS; translated from the exons ATGAACATGCCCCAATCATTGGGCAACCAGCCATTGCCCCCAGAGCCACCATCTCTTGGAACTTCTGTGGAAGGGCTTGGGGCCACATCCCCACCTGAGCACTGCTGGCCAGTGCGGCCGACTCTGCGCAACGAGCTGGACACCTTCTCCGTCCACTTCTATATCTTCTTTGGCCCCAGTGTGGTCCTTCCCCCTGAGCGCCCAGCTGTGTTTGCCCTGAGGCTGTTGCCAGTGCTGGACAGTGGAGGCGTCCTCAGCTTGGAGCTCCAGCTCAACGCG AGCTCTGTGCACCAGGAAAATGTGACAGTGTTCGGATGCTTGACTCACGAGGTGCCCTTGAGCCTGGGGGATGCAGCAGTGACCTGTTCCAAAG AGTCCCTGGCCGGCTTCCTCCTTTCTGTCAGTGCCACCTCCAGAGCAGCCAGGCTGCGAATCCCATTCCCGCAAACCGGGACCTGGTTCCTGGCCCTGCGCTCCCTGTgcggggtggggcctcg GTTCGTGCGGTGCCGAAACGCCACTGCTGAGGTGCGGCTGCGCACCTTCCTCTCGCCATGCGTGGATGACTGCGGGCCCTATGGCCAGTGCAAGCTGCTGCGCACGCACAACTACCTGTACGCGGCCTGCGAGTGCAAGGCTG GGTGGCGGGGCTGGGGCTGTACCGACAGTGAGGATGCGCTCTCCTACGGATTCCAGCTGCTGTCCACACTCCTGCTCTGCCTGAGCAACCTCATGTTTTTGCCACCCGTGGTCTTGGCCATTCGGAGCCGGTATGTGCTGGAAGCTGCTGTCTACACCTTCACCATGTTCTTCTCCACG tTCTACCATGCCTGtgaccagccaggcattgtggttttCTGCATCATGGACTACGATGTGCTGCAGTTCTGTGATTTCCTGGGCTCCTTAATGTCTGTGTGGGTTACTGTCATTGCCATGGCTCGTTTACAACCCGTGGTCAAGCAG GTGCTGTATTTGCTGGGGGCCATGCTGCTGTCCATGGCTCTACAGCTAGACCGGCATGGACTCTGGAACCTGCTCGGACCCAGTCTCTTCGCCCTGGGAATCTTGGCCACTGCCTGG acAGTACGCAGCGTCCGCCGCCGGCACTGCTACCCACCAACGTGGCGCCGCTGGCTTTTCTACCTGTGCCCGGGCAGCCTGATTGCCGGCAGCGCCGTCCTCCTCTATGCTTTTGTGGAGACCCGGGACAACTACTTCTATATTCACAGCATTTGGCATATGCTCATTGCCGGAAGTGTGGGCTTTTTGCTGCCCCCTCGTGCCAAGACTGACCACAGGGTCCCATCTGGAGGGCGGGCCCGGGGCTGTGGTTATCAGCTATGCATTAATGAACAGGAGGAGCTGGGTCTTGTGGGCCCAGGTGGGGCCACTGTCAACAGCATCTGTGCCAGCTGA